CGCTCATAGGTCAACTGTGCCGCACACACGGCCCCAGCCCGCGGCGCTCAACGCAAGCGTTACCTAACCGCCACCCGCAGGTGTGCCCGCACCGCCCGGGCGGTTCTCCACGGGCAGCGGCACATCGACGAGGTGGTTCTTCTGCAAGGCGTCGACGACCGCGCGGATCGTGATGTCGAATCCGCTGCCCGGGTTGGCTCCCGCCGTCATCGTCACCGGCCCCGACGGATAGCCCTCTCCGGCGGGGGCCTGCTCCGTGTTCTGACACCCGGTGAGGACGAGCATCGCCGCCAGCAGCACGCCCATCACCCGAGAAGCTGCACACGCATGTGTCTGGATGATCACGCGGCCAGGCGTTCGTCCTCACGCCGCGACGGTGCACCGGCGGTGATCGCCACGAGGCGGGTCTCGTCCGCGGCGTCGGCGGCGGCGCGCTGCGCACCGCGGTAGGTCGTCAGGTACTGGTCGATCTGGTCTCGCTCGAGCGGCTTCGCGAAGATGTTGACCCCGGGGATCTTGATGCCGCTGTCGTTCTCCTCCGCGCGCCGACGGGCACCGGCGCGGAACAGCACGACGGTTGCTGCTGAGCCGGCGATCAGGGCGGCGCCGATGATGCCGGCCACCGTGCTGCCGGCAGCCAGGGCGTAGACGAACATGCCCAGCGCGATGAACCCGACCAGGAAGCCCACGTATGCGATGTACGTGATCGATCCGCCTCGCAACTTCTTGAACATGCCGCACCTCTCGACTAGCGCTTCGCTACGCGTTTCGTAGCGATACGGTTAGTGTAGCGTTTTTCTCACGGCGGATATTCCGGCGCGTTTTGGCAAGGGGGGATGGATGGCGCAGAACCGCAACGTCGACGACGGCATCACCGACGCCACCCTGGAGCTGCTGCGCACGAGAGGTCCCCGATCGGTGACGGTCGAGGCCGTGGCGGCCCGCTCCGGGATCGCGAAGACGACCATCTACCGGCGGCACCGCGACCGACGGGACATGCTGTCCGCCGCGCTGTCACGACTCACCGCACCCGAACCGCTTGCGCCGGAGGCGACGGCACACGATCGGCTCCGCTGGCTGATCAAACACGCCGTCAAGACCGTCGAGGACGGCATCGGCTACGGCGGTTTCGCGGCACTGCTCACCGACGCCGATGAGGAGTTCGTGACGGTGTTCCGCCAGATCCTCGTCGACCAGCGGGCCGAACTGGAATCGATGATCGACGCCGGCAAGGCCGACCGATCAATCCGGGCCGACGTCGACGGCGCGACGCTCATCGATGCGGTCGTCGGCGCCCACATCGCCGAACGCGCCCGCACGGGTGACGTCGCGGACGGGTGGGAGGAGCGGCTGTTCGCGCTCTTCGCACCCGTCCTGAGGGGCGATGATTCGCGAGACTGAACTGGAACAGCGCGGCTCTCGGACTTTCTCTGCGCCATGTCAGTCTCGCGAAGGGCAGTGGTACAAAAACGCGTGCTGATGGCGGCCGTGACTGTCGCCGTCGGGGCAATTGCGGTGGTGGGCCGGAAGCACTGTCGTATGACTTCGCCGACTCGTTTTCGAGGGACGGGACGCTATCCGTCGAGGAGCTCGCGCAAGCGGGCGCGTTGTTCTCATAACCCGCACGCGAGACTGAACTGGCGCAGGGCCGCTCTCGCACTTGCTCTGCGACACGTCAGTCTCGCGGAGCATCGCTGACTTTGCCGTTGCGGTTTGACGGGCCTGTCAGCAGGGGTATGTGGGCCAGATGGAGCGGTTGAGCGGGCTGGATGCGGGCCTGTTGTACAGCGAGTCGTCAGCGGTGCCGCTTCACGTGTGCTCGATCGTCGAGTTGGACACGTCGACGGTCCCGGGTGGGTACACCTTCGAGCGCTTCAGCAGTGATCTGGCGTCGCGCATGAGTGCGCTGCCGGAAATGCGAGCCAAGCTCGCCGACAGTCAGCTGAACCTCGACCATCCGGTATGGGTGGAGGACAGGGCTTTTGACCTGACCCGACACCTGAAGCGGATCAGTCTTCCGTCGCCGGGAGGACGCCGAGAGCTGGCCGACATCTGCGCGCACATCGCGTCCAATCCGCTGGACCGTAGCAAGCCGCTGTGGGAGATGTGGGTGATCGAGGGCGTCGACGACATCGACCCCGAGGACGGCGGCCCGCTCGCGTTGATGCTCAAGCTGCACCACGCCGCGGTCGACGGCATGGCAGCTGCCAACCTGCTCAACCAGCTGTGCGATCCCGAGCCCGACGCCCCGCCTCGTGATCCCGTCGACGGTCCCGGTGACGCGACGCCCCTAGAGATCGCAGCGGGTGGGCTTCTGCGGTTCCTCACCCGTCCGTGGCAATTGACCCGGGTGATCCCCGAGGCGACGTCGACGATCGTCAAGACGGTGACCCGTGCAGCGTCCGGCACGGCGATGGCCGCACCGTTCACCGCTCCGACGACGCCGTTCAATGCGGAGCTCACCTCGGAGCGCAACATCGCCTTGGCGCAAATGGACCTCGACGATGTCAAACGGGTGAAGAACCGGTTCGACGTCAAGATCAACGACGTGGTGATGGCATTGTGCTCGGGGGCGCTGCGCGGGTTCCTGGCCGATCGTGAGGAGCTGCCGGACACTCCGTTGATCGCCATGGTGCCGTCATCGGTGCGCGACCAGTCCGACCGCCCGGGCCGCAACCAACTCTCGGGAATGTTCTGCAACCTGCACACCGACATCGACGATCCGCTGGAACGGCTGCACGCCATCGCCGAATCGAATGCGCATGCAAAGGAACACAGCTCGTCGCTCGGCCCGACCCTGCTGGTCGACCTGGCCGAGGTCCTCTCTCGCGGAGCGTTCGGCTGGCTTCTGAGCATGCTGTCTCGCACACCGCTGACCCATACGGCGATCCACAACGTGGTCATGTCCAATGTCGCAGGGCCGCCGACCAAGCTGTATACGTGCGGCGCCGAAGTGAAAGCGCTCTACCCGCTCGGCCCGATCTTTCACGGTTCGGGTCTGAACATCACGGTGATGTCGCAGGGCGACAAGATGAACGTGGGCATCATCTCGTGCCCGCAACTGGTAGACGACCTCTGGGACCTGGCCGACCGCTTCGACGCTGAGTTGCAGGAGTTGCTCAGCCGTTCCTGAGCTCGTTGAGTCTGCGATGACGGCTCACGCCTCTCGCACTTTGTCGCCGTAGCTGCAGAGTCAACTTGGCCTGGCCCTCGCGCCTACACCCCCGCGGGCACCTTCGCTGAGCGCATCTCCTGCCGCAGCGTGCTGAACTCCGAGATCGTCCGCGTCGCCACCGTCGCGACCGGACGGGCGTTGCGACCCGTCGCCTCGGTCTTGCTCACCATCACCACACTGTCGATGTAGGGCTGGATCGTCGTCGCGTTCTGCACCGTCGCCACGATCACCAACTGGAAACCGAACTTGCGGAACGCCTGCAGCGCCTGTTGCGCGAACTGCGGATCGGATTTCGAGAACGCCTCGTCGAGCATCAGCTGCGCGAAAACCGGTTTGTTGTCACTGCTTTCGGGACTCGCCAGGTTGAAGCTCAACGCGCCCGCCAGGCAGAACGCCATCAGCTTCTCCTGCTCACCGCCGGAGTTGTCCCCGGCGTTGGAATGCGTGCGGATCAGCTCCTCGCTGGTCACATCCCATTCGGCGCAGTCGAAGGTGAAGCGGTTGCGGACATCGAGCGCATCCCGTGTCCACGCCTTGTCCTCCGGCGCCGTCGACGCCAACCTGTTGCGCAGCCGCAGGATGTCGGCGTACTGATCCAGGATCGCCTGCTTGTCACCCAGGCCCACCTCGGCGATGCGCCGCGAGATCGACCGCACCACCTCCGTCAGCTCCGACACGGCGGTCAACGACCGCGGCGTCGCCCGCAACGTCAACCGGGTCCCGCGGTTGAACTCCACCGCCCCCAAACCGGTGTTGACGCGCTCGATCTGCTCGGCGATGCGCCGCGCCTCCTGCTCGGCCACCCGGTGCAACGTCAGGATCGCATCGGGCGCCTGCTCGGTGACCAGTCGCATCATCCGCTCGTATGCCTCGGGCAGCTCCCGCTCGTCGATGTGCCGGCACAGCGCCACGTAGTCGTGCACGCGCTCGTCGAAGTTGGTGCTGTCATTGGGAATTGCGTCCGGGAACGCCGTGTCGAAGGTGTTGAGGATGCGGGCCAGCTCGTCGTACGAGCGGCGCCGGCTCTCCCGCAACTGCTCGCGCTCCTTCTTGATCGCGGCGAACAGCGCGTCGCGGTGTGGCTCGGGGTTCAGCAGCTCCAGCGAGACCGGCACCTGTCCGGCGTACCGGTGCAGCAGCTCTGTCAACGGTTCCGAGACGAACGCCGGCTGGAGACGTTCCGAAAGTTCCAGCAGCCGAGTCCGTCGCCCGTCGAGATCGTCGCGGCGGGTCTGGATCGCACCCCGGCGCGTCATCAACACCTGGATCTGTGACCAGCATTCGTCGGCGCGTGCGTTGAGGGCCTCGATGTCGGGATGGTCGGCGAGCAGCAGCTCGTACTGTTCGCGCAACCGGTCGGCGTGACCGTCGGCGGTCTCGACGTCGATCTGGCTCCACTGCGGGAACTGTTCGCAGATCGCCTTGCACGCCGCCGCCCGGTCCCGCCACTGCTGACGCTGCGCGGCGATCTCGTCAGCCAGCCGCCGCGCTTTCTGGTACGACTCCTCGGCGGCCGCCAGATCCATTGTCAGCGCGTTGATCTTCGCCGACACGTCGCCCTGGTACAGGTATTCCGACTGCTTGAGGGGGCGGCGGTCATCCTTGATCGCGAGACGTTCCGAGTCCTTGTACAGGCCGGTGTCGGTGACCGCGCGGCGGAACCGCGCGAACACGTCGGGGGTGTCGACGCAGATGTGATCACCGGCGGCGGTGATCACGTCGACAGCCTCGGCGGCGCACGGGTGCTGTCGATCGACGGCGAACAGCTTGCCCGCCAACGTGTTCAATTCGGGGTCGACCGGCTCGGCCCCGTAGAGCTTCGAGCGCACGTGGTGCAGCGACAGCCGGCCGCGCATGTTGGTCTCGTTGACGAACCGCAGCACCGCCGCCCAGTGCGCATCGGGCACCAGCAGCCGCAGCCCGGCCCCCCGCAGCACCTTCTCGACCGCTGTCCGCCAGCGCGTCTGATCCGGCCGCAGATCCATCAGCTCGGCGATGTACGGCACCTCCGACGCCTCGACACCGATTGCGGCACAGATCTGTTCGCGCATCACGAGCGCGAATTCCGGCAACGCCGACCCGACCTGCTCGACGCGCTTGAGCTCCTTGGCCGCTTCGTCACGGGCGATGCGCGCAGCCTTCTGCGCGTACTCCGCGTCGGTGGACGCCTCCCGGTTGCGCTCGACCTTCGCGAGCAGTTCGGTCGCCTCGGTGAGCAGGTCTTCGCGCAGATTCCAGAACTCGTCGGCGGTGTCCGGCACGTCGAGACCCTGGCCGGTCACCATGTCGTCGTACGCGCTGCGCCGGCGCGACACCTGCTCAGCCTCGGTCTCGGCGGCCGTCACCTGGGACTGCAGCGGACCGATGCTCGCGCTCGACCCGCTGATCTGTGCGTTGAGCGAATCCGCCTCGGCCTTGGCCAGATTCAGCGAGCGGGTGACGTCCTCGTACTCGTTGTCCAGCTGGTCGACCGTGGTGTCGAGCTGCGCGATCTGCGCCGGACACTGCGCCAGCCGGACGTGGTCGGTGTAGGCCCTCACCATCGGCAAGTCCACCAGGTCGATGATGCCGAGATCCGAGGACTCCGAGGCGTAGCGATGCTGGATCTTCTCGATGTCGCCGAGGATCTTGCGTTTGCGCTGCGCCACCGCCAGCAGTTCGCGTGCCTCCACCAGCGGGTCGATCTGCTTGAGTGCTTCGGGCAGGCGGGCCAGGCTGGCGGGTTCGTCGAGCATGAACTCACGGACGAACTGTTCCAGTCCGCCAACGCTTTTCAGCGATTTCGCCTTGCCGAGCAGCTGCTGGGCGGCGTCGGAGGCGCGGATGCCGATCGTCGCGTACAGCTGCGCCAGATACTGCGACTCCACCTTCGTGGTGAACCGCCAGCCGTCCTCTTTGAACACCCCGGTGTCGAAACGGCCCGCGGCCCAGCGGTTGCACACATCCTCGATGTCGAGGTCACCGTCGCCCAGCACGAACCGGCTCGACGAGTCCGACCGGGACTCACCGGTCAGCCACTTGAGGACCAGCCCGGTGACGGTGCGGCCGGAGTCGCCGGCATAGGTGACCGCCACCGCCGACCAGGCGGTGCCGTCGCCGCGCAGATACATCACCCGGCTGGTGCCGCCGTCGCTGCGCTGACCCCAGGCACCGCGGACGTATTTGTCGACAGTGCGCCGCCCCGCGCTCGACCCCGCCGCGGTGTGGTCGCCGGAGGCGTTGAAATTGCGCCGGTTGAACGGCAGGAAGCCGAGCGAGATCGCGTCCAGCAGTGAGGATTTGCCACTGCCCGACGCACCGGCGATCAGGGCGCCGCCGACGCTGAACGGGATCGAGTGGTAGCCGTCGAAGACGCCCCAGTTGATGATCTGGAGCCGGGACAGATGGAATTGTTCAGTCATCGAGCTCTGCTTCTACTTGCGGTGCACCGCCACCGAGCAGCTGTTCGAACTGCTGCTGCAACTCGGTGATCACCGAGGCCGTCATGACCGCGTTGATCACCGGGCTGATGGTGTAGCTGTCCTCGTCGTCGCGGCTGCGGCGCAGGATCTCGAGGGCTGCCAACCGGGCGATGGCGCCGTCGATCCGCGCGGTGAAGGTCACCGCGTCGCGGTCGGTGTCGTTGAGGACCCCGGCGAACAATCCGTGCATCTCCTCGCGGCTGATCAGCACGCTCTGCCCGCCCGACGCGCGCATCATCTGCGCCAGGTGCAAGGCCAGGATCGAGTCGTAGGTGCCCAGCGGTTCGCGGCGCAAAAGCTTTGCGCCCCGCGCAGAGTCGTAACGGGCCTGTTCGACGAACGCGACGTCGGTGCCGTCGACGATGCGGAGCAGCAGGTCGAGTTCCGAGAGTCGCACGCTGAGCTGTTTGCGGTACTCGAGCACCCAGCTGAACAGGTCGCTGTCGGACTCTGCGCTGATGTAGCGGCGGGTGAGCAGGTTCTGCAGCGCCCAGCACGCCCGGTCGGGCAGTTCGGAGACGTCACCGTCCCACCGTGGCCTGCGCTGGTGCGGGGGACGGGCGTTCTGGTCGACCTGCGGAAGCGAGGAGAAGTCGATGTCTGGCTCGGTGGTCACTGCGAAACTCCGGCGAGGGTGGTGATCGGTTCGGTGAAATGCAGGTCGGGGACGGCGATCTCGCGGTCGCGGCCGTCGAGGGAGCGGAACCGGACGGTGGTCGACGCCGGCTGCCTGTCATTCGGTTGTTTCAACGCCCATGACCACAGCACGATGACGTGGCCCAGATAGGCCCCCTGTCCCGAACGGCCGAGCATGTCAACCGCCTGCGAGAGGGAGACGGGGAGCGCGGCGTTGAGCATCTCCGACATGGCGGGCGCGTCGACCTGCGTGGTGAGTGCCGCGAAGCTGGTCAGGTCCACCTCGCCCTCGGCGGGCCTTGCGGGTTTCGGTGCGGACAGGTCGCCGATCTTGAACGTCAGCGCGCCGACCGAGCTGATGGAGTGGCGGGCGAGCGGGACGTCGATGCCCAGCCGCGAGTCGGTCAGCGAGGTCTTGAGCAGGGCGCGGGCGGCGCCGATGGCCTCGTTGAGCTGGCGGGCCACGCCGCGGCTCTGCTCGAGCGTGCCGAACGCGGTGAAGCGTTTGACCCGCTGGGCGCAGCGCTGCTGGATGCGTTCGACTTCGTCGATCTGGTGGCCGACCAGCTCGAAGAACCCGGCCATCACCTTGCGAAGGGCCGGGTCGAGCGCGGGTAGCGCCTCGGCGACCGCGGCGACGTCGGCCTCGAATTCGGCGCGCTGGTCGGGGTCGTTGATCATCCGCAGAAACGCGCGGTGGCTGTCGCGGCCCTGCGAATCCCACGCCGCCTGGTAGTCGGCGTACATCTGGCGCTGCCGGTCGCGGTACTCGGCATTGCTGTCGATCGGCTCGTCCAGCGCGGCGGTGGCCTGCTCGATCATCGACCCGTACTGCCCGATGTCGGTGATGAGCCGTTCCATCTGCAGGGCGATGGCGCGGGCCTCGTCGTAGGCGTCGGTGACGTCGGGATCCGGGCGCTGGCCGGCGTCAAGGTCGTCGAGCTCGGCCTGCAGCACCGCGATCTCGGCTTCGATGCTCTTGCGGATCCGTGCGGGGTCGTTGCCGACGCGGATGGCCACCTGCTTGAGGCGCGAGGCGATGCCGTTGATGGAGCCGCCGGTGGCGATGGTGTCCTGGCGGCGCATCCCGCGCAGGAAGTCCAGCGCCCGGCGCGCGTCCTGGGTGAGGTAGCAGATGTTCTGGTCGCTGCGTTCGTCGACGATGCGGTGCAGCCAGCCCTGGCTGGCCCACGACTTGATCAGCGCGAGCCCGGATGCCCCGTCGGGGTCGAGTTCGTGCAGGTCCCGCTCGAGCCGGACCACCAGCTCCGTCTCGGGAACCACGCCGTCGGCCAGATGGCGCTCCATGAGCGTCACGTAGAGCCCGAGATTGTTGGTGGCCAGCAGCCGGATCGCCCGGGATCCGTGCAGGTCGCGGTTGAGTTCGAGCAGCTCAGCCGCCGACAGCCCCCTGTTGTCGTCCACCTGCCATCCTCGATCTGTCCGCGTCCCTCTGCCTCGCCCGTGGCCGGACGACCCAACATAGGCCACGGCGGGGACATCAGCGGCGCGGGGCCTACAGGTCGAGGACGAGCTCCGCGGTGGGTATCGCCGAGCAGATGAGCACCGACCCGTCGGGCGGCTCTTCCAGCGGCGGCGGCGCGTACTCGGCCGTGCCGGCGATGACGTCGGTGACACAGATGTGGCAAACACCGCTGCGGCAGGAGTATCGGGTGGGGACGTCGCACGCCTCGGCGAGGTCGAGGAGGCTCCGGTAGTCGCGCGACCAGTTGACCGTCAGTCCGGTGCGCGCGAAGGTCACCGCGGGGCCGTCACCGGGCACACCCGGCGGCGCATGCGGACGCACCGCCGGCGGTGCGTCGGTGACTCCGGGGTTGATGGCGGCCCTCGCCCCGAACAGCTCGCTGTGGATGCGCGTCGGCTCCATGCCGGACGCGACGAGTGCGGCGCGCATCGTGTCCATGAACCCGGCCGGGCCGCAGAGGTAGATCGCGGCGTCTGTCGGGAGATCCATCGCGGCGAGCGCGCTGCCGTCCAACCGCGGGCCGCTCGCCGTGTGGACCACGTGCTGCGCGGCGTCCGGTAACGCGGTGAGCAGTCGGTCGACTTCGGCGGCGAACGCGTGGGATTCGCGATCACGGGTGGTGTGCACCCAGATGACCCTGCGCGCGCTGCGCTCAGCGGCGAGCCGATGCAGCATCGCCAGCACCGGAGTGCAGCCCACGCCCGCGGACAGCAGCACGACGGGGCGCTCCTCGTCGACGAGCACGAAATCACCTCGGGGAGCAGCACAGTCGATCGTCGACCCGACACGGATCTCGGCATGCAGCCACCGGCTGACCAGGCCGTGCGCTTCCCGTTTGACGCTGATGCGGTACCGGCCTGCGCTGCTGTCACCGGACAGCGAGTAGCTGCGCAGCGGCGCGGGCTGCCCCGCGCCCGACACCCGGACGGTCAGATACTGACCGGGGAGTGCCGGTAAAAGGGATACACCGTCGGCAGATTCGACGTCGATCGACAGCACGTCCTCGGTTTCGTGCCGGGTGGCCACGACCCGCAGCTTCCGGAACCCCTGCCACGCCGGCCCGGTGGTCCCATGGGCGTCGAGGAGTTCGCGGAACGACTGCACCCATCCCGGGCTGAGCGCGGGGAGGTCGACGGCACGGCGCAGCGTGTCGACATCGCGTCCCGGCAGATACAACAGCGCGTCGACGTCGGCGACCGAGAGCGCATGCGGGCCTCGCTGTGTGCGCACGATCTCGTCGCCCGCGGTCACCATGCCCTCGGCGATGACGCGGAGGTAGAACCCGGGTCGGTGATGCGACACCAGGAGATTCGGCATCCGCGGTTCGCCGAGCCGCATGCCGACCCGGAAGCAGGTCACCCGGGGTTGGGTGACCTCGAATTCGGCGTCGCCGATCCGGTAGCGGTCGCCGATGCAGACGGCGTCGTCCGGCAGCCCGTCCACGGTGAAGTTCTCGCCGAAGCATCCGGGTGTCAGGTCGTCGCGTTCGAGGACGGCGCGCCAGTGGTCGTAGGACTCGTTCTGGTAGACGAGCACCGCGCGGTTCTCGCCGCCGTGGCCGTTGAGGTCGCCCTGTCCGTCGCCGTCGATGTTGAGTCGACGCACCATGACTGGACCGTCCACCGGAGCCTTCCAGACGCCGGTGTGCACAGTCTTGTCCTGCCACTGAACATCCCGGGGGAACCCGACATTGACGGACACGAGATGGCCGGACGCCGAGGTCGTCATCGCCCCACCTTCCTCGCCGCGCACTCGTGTGCAGAATGGGATGCCCGGCCCAGAGTATGCCTGCGATCAGCGCAGGTCAACGCACAGATGGCGACACGGCGCTGGCGCAAACCGGCGGAGCGTGCACATAATGGGTCACATAACCCAAAACTGAGGAGAGATCCATGTCCGCTGTGCACCACCGCTACGCGACCGTCGACGGCCACCGGCTGTTCTACCGCGAGGCCGGTGATCCTGCCGCCCCGACCGTGCTTCTGTTGCACGGATATCCGACCAGTTCGTACATGTTCCGGCATCTCGTTCCCGCCCTCGCCGACAGCTACCACGTCATCGCGCCCGACCATCTCGGCTTCGGGCTGTCCGATGCGCCCGGCGTCGAGGATTTCGACTACACCTTCGACAGCCTGACCGCCTTGACCGCGGGCCTGCTCGAGCACCTCGGGATCAGCCGGTACGGGATCTACGTGCAGGATTACGGCGCCCCGATCGGCTGGCGGCTCGCGCTGGCGGATCCGGACGCGGTGACTGCGATCATCACCCAGAATGGCAACGGGTACGACGCCGGCTTCGTCGAGGGTTTCTGGAAAGCCGTGTGGGACTACCACCGTGAGCAGACGCCGGATACAGAAGCGCCTGTGCGCGAGGCCCTCTCGCTGGAGGCGATCCGCTGGCAGTACGTCACCGGCGTGGCCGACGAATCCCTGCTGAACCCTGAGGCGTGGTATCACGACCACGCGCTGGTGTCCCGTCCCGGCAATGACGCGGTGCAACTCAAGTTGTTCCTCGACTACGCCACCAACTCGCCGCTCTACCCCCGCCTGCACGAGTACTTCCGTGCCTCGCGCGTGCCGCTGCTGGCGGTGTGGGGCCGCGGCGACGAGATCTTCGGACCGGACGGCGCGCGCGCCTTCGCCGACGATCTGCCCGACGCCGAGATCCACCTGCTCGACGGCGGACACTTCCTGCTCGAGTCGGCGTTCGACGACGCCACCGCGCTGATCCGTGACTTCCTCGACCGCCGGATGCCGCGATGAGTGGGCCGGCCATCCCATAAAGTAGGGGGATGGCCGCACCGACGCCGGCTCAACGGCGGCTCACCCCCAAGGGGCAGGCCACGCGCGAACGCATCCTCCGGGCCGCGGCCGAGTTCATTATCACCGAGGGCATCTCGGCGCTGAACATGGTCAGCCTGCGGAAAGCCGCTTCGGTCAGCGGCTCCCAACTGGCGCACTACTTCACCGACAAGCAGGTTCTCGTCCGCGCGCTGATCGAGCGTCAACTGCAGATCGTCGTCGACTTCCACCGGCAACCCAAGCTCGGCGGGCTGGACACGTTCGACGACTTCGAACGCTGGCTCGACCTGAACATGCGCTACCTGCGCCGGATCGGATTCGACGGGACTCCCACCTATCACGGGCTGGCCGGCCAGCTCGCCAAGTCCGACGACGCGACCCGCCGAACGCTGGCGAACGGCTACGGGCAGTGGATCGCCCTGTTGGAAGAGGCGATCGGGCGGATGAAACGGAACGGGTTGCTGGTCGACGACGCCGATCCCCGGGAGTTGGCGCTGGTGATCGTCGGTGCGCACCAGGCCGGCGGCACGATGGCCTTCGTCTACCGCGAGGAATGGCCGCACGCCGACGCGCTGCGGTTCGCGGTGAACCGGTTGCGCATGTTCGCCGTCGACCCGGACGA
Above is a window of Mycolicibacterium baixiangningiae DNA encoding:
- a CDS encoding TetR/AcrR family transcriptional regulator, whose translation is MAAPTPAQRRLTPKGQATRERILRAAAEFIITEGISALNMVSLRKAASVSGSQLAHYFTDKQVLVRALIERQLQIVVDFHRQPKLGGLDTFDDFERWLDLNMRYLRRIGFDGTPTYHGLAGQLAKSDDATRRTLANGYGQWIALLEEAIGRMKRNGLLVDDADPRELALVIVGAHQAGGTMAFVYREEWPHADALRFAVNRLRMFAVDPDERAPRPARRPRPRRTSA